One Falsarthrobacter nasiphocae DNA segment encodes these proteins:
- a CDS encoding helix-turn-helix domain-containing protein, producing the protein MPVTLSDLLAEADLDLRLIVPPSANGGSAVTVSAVAPTELPDPSPYLDGGELVLTTGVRLRTEQQRRAFVKAVAAYGAAALGVGVSSPGSQLPWSAIPKAVAEEAQAQGLPLIEVPEPTPFVAVGRFVSTRTAQEHAAGVTGLLDAHRRLAAALLSGGRERGRQALLAELSRLIDGDARILRYGSLEAEATTGGRDETTTWTEQSIPTGFKDRATLATRPGPAAALHAQAAADYARSLLGVELANDNRALLREREAAGQVLRDIIEGRIRGAEAKARLESLGVDDGPHRIVVVRVPAPQRRSLAALTLGGRGNRGLEDLGIERTASIEDALVIVSLTAETAALHAALSRAGLAASVGVSRPYRRSGLTWAWHEARAAARAARPGETVHAQRLTLTSLLLASADAPTAELAEQTIRPLAAEGPHLVQTLRAYLRLDGAVQAVAAELGLHRNSVRHRMEQVRELTGHDPSRTDGLAHLYLAMSAWDLAHPAARPDSGREPAAPTGEMG; encoded by the coding sequence GTGCCCGTCACCCTCTCCGACCTCCTCGCCGAGGCGGACCTCGACCTCCGGCTCATCGTGCCTCCGTCCGCGAACGGGGGCTCCGCCGTCACCGTCTCCGCCGTCGCGCCGACCGAGCTCCCCGACCCGTCCCCTTACCTCGACGGCGGCGAGCTCGTCCTGACGACCGGCGTCCGCCTCCGCACGGAGCAGCAGCGCCGCGCCTTCGTCAAGGCCGTGGCGGCGTACGGCGCGGCGGCCCTCGGCGTCGGCGTCTCCTCCCCGGGCTCCCAGCTGCCCTGGTCCGCCATCCCCAAGGCCGTGGCGGAGGAGGCCCAGGCCCAGGGGCTGCCGCTCATCGAGGTCCCCGAGCCCACGCCGTTCGTGGCCGTGGGCCGATTCGTCTCCACCCGCACCGCTCAAGAGCACGCGGCCGGCGTCACCGGCCTCCTCGACGCGCACCGCCGGCTCGCCGCCGCCCTCCTCTCCGGCGGCCGGGAGCGGGGCCGCCAGGCGCTGCTGGCCGAGCTCTCGCGCCTCATCGACGGGGACGCGCGCATCCTGCGGTACGGCTCCCTCGAGGCGGAGGCGACGACGGGCGGGCGCGACGAGACCACCACCTGGACGGAGCAGTCCATCCCCACCGGGTTCAAGGACCGCGCCACGCTCGCCACCCGCCCTGGCCCCGCGGCCGCGCTCCACGCCCAGGCCGCCGCCGACTACGCCCGCAGCCTCCTCGGCGTGGAGCTCGCCAACGACAACCGGGCACTGCTCCGAGAGCGCGAGGCCGCGGGCCAGGTCCTGCGGGACATCATCGAGGGACGCATCCGCGGCGCGGAAGCCAAGGCCCGCCTCGAGTCCCTCGGGGTCGACGACGGGCCGCACCGGATCGTCGTCGTCCGCGTCCCGGCCCCTCAGCGCCGGTCCCTCGCGGCGCTCACTCTCGGCGGGCGCGGGAACCGGGGGCTGGAGGACCTCGGGATCGAGAGGACCGCGAGCATCGAGGACGCGCTCGTCATCGTGTCCCTCACAGCGGAGACCGCCGCGCTCCACGCCGCCCTGTCCCGCGCGGGGCTCGCCGCCAGCGTGGGCGTGAGCCGCCCGTACCGCCGCAGCGGGCTGACATGGGCATGGCACGAGGCCCGCGCCGCCGCCCGCGCCGCCCGGCCAGGAGAGACGGTCCACGCCCAGCGCCTCACGCTCACCTCCCTCCTCCTCGCGAGCGCCGACGCCCCGACAGCTGAGCTCGCCGAGCAGACGATCAGGCCGCTTGCGGCGGAGGGGCCCCACCTCGTGCAGACCCTGCGTGCCTACCTCAGGCTCGACGGCGCGGTGCAGGCCGTCGCGGCCGAGCTCGGCCTGCACCGCAACTCGGTCCGGCACCGGATGGAGCAGGTCCGCGAGCTCACGGGGCACGACCCGTCCCGGACCGATGGGCTGGCGCACCTCTACCTCGCGATGAGCGCGTGGGATCTCGCGCACCCCGCCGCGCGGCCGGATTCCGGACGGGAGCCCGCCGCGCCCACGGGCGAGATGGGATGA
- the gabT gene encoding 4-aminobutyrate--2-oxoglutarate transaminase, which produces MTQTTASGSRLEQTRRVGEFPGPRSREIAERRSAAVAAGVASSVPVYAADADGGVVVDVDGNSFVDLGSGIAVTSVGASDPAVAKAVAEAAAHFTHTCFMVTPYEGYVKVAERLNELTPGDHAKKTVLFNSGAEAVENAVKIARAATGRNAVVVFDHAYHGRTNLTMALTAKAMPYKHGFGPFAPEVYRVPMSYPFREENPDITGAEAAKRAITMIEKQVGADQVAAILIEPIQGEGGFIVPAEGFLPALSEWATANGVVFIADEVQAGFCRTGEWFSVDHEGVVPDLVTTAKGIAGGMPLSAVTGRAELLDAVHGGGLGGTYGGNPVACAAALAAIETMDQQDLRGRARRIEEIAREVLEPLVGQGVVGEMRGRGAMLALELVRPGTREPNPEAAKAIAAACLQEGVLILTCGTYGNVIRLLPPLVIGEELLRDALGVLKEAIAAQ; this is translated from the coding sequence ATGACTCAGACCACCGCCTCAGGCTCGCGGCTCGAGCAGACTCGCCGCGTCGGCGAGTTCCCCGGGCCCCGCTCCCGCGAGATCGCCGAGCGCCGCAGCGCCGCGGTCGCCGCGGGCGTCGCCTCGAGCGTTCCCGTCTACGCCGCTGACGCGGACGGCGGCGTCGTCGTCGACGTCGACGGCAACTCGTTCGTCGACCTGGGATCCGGCATCGCCGTGACCAGCGTCGGCGCGTCCGACCCGGCCGTGGCCAAGGCCGTCGCCGAGGCAGCCGCGCACTTCACCCACACGTGCTTCATGGTCACCCCGTACGAGGGCTACGTGAAGGTCGCCGAGCGCCTCAACGAGCTCACCCCCGGCGACCACGCGAAGAAGACGGTCCTCTTCAACTCCGGTGCGGAGGCCGTGGAGAACGCGGTCAAGATCGCCCGCGCGGCCACGGGCCGCAACGCCGTCGTCGTCTTCGACCACGCCTACCACGGCCGCACGAACCTGACGATGGCGCTGACCGCCAAGGCGATGCCGTACAAGCACGGGTTCGGGCCGTTCGCGCCCGAGGTCTACCGGGTGCCCATGAGCTACCCGTTCCGCGAGGAGAACCCGGACATCACGGGCGCCGAGGCCGCCAAGCGCGCCATCACGATGATCGAGAAGCAGGTCGGCGCGGACCAGGTCGCCGCGATCCTCATCGAGCCCATCCAGGGCGAGGGCGGGTTCATCGTTCCCGCCGAGGGCTTCCTGCCCGCGCTGTCCGAGTGGGCCACGGCCAACGGCGTCGTCTTCATCGCGGACGAGGTCCAGGCCGGCTTCTGCCGGACTGGCGAGTGGTTCTCCGTGGACCACGAGGGCGTCGTGCCGGACCTCGTCACGACGGCCAAGGGCATCGCCGGCGGCATGCCGCTCTCCGCGGTCACGGGGCGCGCTGAGCTGCTCGACGCCGTCCACGGCGGCGGCCTCGGCGGCACGTACGGCGGCAACCCCGTCGCCTGCGCGGCTGCCCTCGCGGCCATCGAGACGATGGACCAGCAGGACCTCCGCGGCAGGGCCCGCCGGATCGAGGAGATCGCCCGCGAGGTGCTCGAGCCCCTCGTGGGCCAGGGCGTCGTCGGCGAGATGCGCGGACGCGGCGCGATGCTCGCTCTCGAGCTCGTCCGCCCGGGCACCCGCGAGCCCAACCCGGAGGCTGCCAAGGCGATCGCCGCCGCCTGCCTCCAGGAGGGCGTCCTCATCCTCACGTGCGGAACGTACGGAAACGTCATCCGCCTCCTGCCGCCGCTCGTGATCGGCGAGGAGCTCCTGCGGGACGCGCTCGGCGTGCTCAAGGAGGCCATCGCGGCGCAGTAG
- a CDS encoding LacI family DNA-binding transcriptional regulator gives MTPSPESPVDIREVARAAGVATSTVSRALRSKPGVSDRTRERIRRLADELGYTPTSSASGLASGRSRTIGVLVPTVDRWFFSTVMSGMDLALAEAGYDLMTFSLGGHGANRQAVFDRALRGRKIDGLVVAGFPVTAEEEERLRRAGIPVVVVGHGIAGVTSIAVDEAAVLETAVDHLAGLGHTEIGFVHGALEFEMAFEVPTMRLEGFRAAMARRGLPVREEWLPLAAFTARSTFEAVQAWLNGLERRPTAIVASSDEMGFGAAAALRACGLRVPQDVSVIGIDDHAFSEPFGLTTVRQDAAEHGRLAALHALSRIGALPAGVTPCSGGLSLAEAVADAQPHELIVRSSTAAVSA, from the coding sequence GTGACTCCGTCCCCGGAGAGCCCCGTCGACATCCGTGAGGTGGCCCGCGCTGCCGGCGTCGCCACGTCCACGGTCTCTCGCGCGCTGCGCTCCAAGCCCGGTGTCTCGGACCGGACCCGCGAGCGCATCCGCCGCCTCGCAGACGAGCTGGGGTATACCCCCACCTCCTCGGCGTCGGGCCTGGCCAGCGGGCGGTCCCGGACCATCGGGGTCCTCGTCCCGACCGTGGACCGGTGGTTCTTCTCCACGGTCATGTCCGGCATGGACCTCGCCCTCGCCGAGGCGGGGTATGACCTCATGACGTTCAGCCTCGGTGGCCACGGCGCCAACCGCCAGGCTGTGTTCGACAGGGCCCTGCGGGGACGGAAGATCGACGGCCTCGTCGTCGCCGGGTTCCCCGTCACCGCCGAGGAGGAGGAGCGCCTGCGCCGGGCGGGCATTCCCGTCGTCGTCGTCGGCCACGGCATCGCGGGGGTGACGAGCATCGCGGTGGACGAGGCCGCCGTCCTCGAGACCGCGGTGGATCACCTCGCCGGTCTGGGGCACACCGAGATCGGGTTCGTGCACGGGGCCCTGGAGTTCGAGATGGCGTTCGAGGTGCCGACGATGCGCCTCGAGGGCTTCCGGGCCGCCATGGCCCGCCGCGGACTGCCTGTGCGCGAGGAGTGGCTCCCCCTGGCAGCGTTCACGGCGCGCTCGACCTTCGAGGCCGTGCAGGCGTGGCTCAACGGCCTCGAGAGGCGTCCGACCGCCATCGTGGCCTCGAGCGACGAGATGGGCTTCGGCGCCGCCGCCGCTCTCCGGGCGTGCGGGCTGAGGGTGCCCCAGGACGTCTCGGTGATCGGGATCGACGACCACGCCTTCTCCGAGCCGTTCGGGCTGACGACGGTCCGGCAGGACGCCGCCGAGCACGGGAGGCTCGCCGCCCTGCACGCCCTGTCTCGGATCGGCGCGCTGCCGGCCGGCGTGACGCCCTGCTCCGGGGGGCTGAGCCTGGCCGAGGCCGTCGCAGACGCCCAGCCCCACGAGCTCATCGTGCGCAGCAGCACGGCCGCGGTGTCGGCCTAG
- a CDS encoding carbohydrate ABC transporter permease yields MDAPLLTEGHRRARRAHGWSLVRTYISSAVIVIWCLAPFYWMAATAFRRSDATFETTLWPTAPTWDNFTTAFSTEMGNHFGRALMNSLIVSSVSTIIALAFGVFAAYALARLDFPFKGFVMGFILGASMFPGVALISPLFKLFTDIGWMGTYQALIIPAVSFVLPLTVYTLTSFFRELPWELEEAARIDGCSPAQAFVKIMMPLAAPAVFTTAILAFIASWNEYLMASVLSNDKTQTVTVAIAKFAGAQPHQEPYTAVMAAGTIVTIPLVILVLVFQRRIVSGLTTGSVK; encoded by the coding sequence ATGGACGCGCCGCTCCTCACCGAGGGCCACCGGCGCGCCCGCCGCGCCCACGGCTGGTCGCTCGTCCGGACGTACATCTCGTCGGCCGTCATCGTCATCTGGTGCCTCGCGCCGTTCTACTGGATGGCCGCCACGGCCTTCCGCCGCTCGGACGCGACCTTCGAGACGACCCTCTGGCCCACGGCCCCGACCTGGGACAACTTCACGACAGCGTTCAGCACGGAGATGGGCAACCACTTCGGCCGGGCCCTCATGAACTCCCTCATCGTCTCGTCGGTGTCCACGATCATCGCGCTCGCGTTCGGCGTCTTCGCCGCGTACGCGCTGGCCCGCCTCGACTTCCCGTTCAAGGGCTTCGTCATGGGCTTCATCCTCGGCGCCTCGATGTTCCCGGGCGTCGCGCTCATCTCGCCGCTGTTCAAGCTCTTCACGGACATCGGGTGGATGGGCACGTACCAGGCGCTCATCATCCCGGCCGTCTCGTTCGTCCTGCCCCTGACGGTGTACACGCTGACGAGCTTCTTCCGCGAGCTTCCGTGGGAGCTCGAGGAGGCGGCGCGCATCGATGGCTGCTCGCCCGCCCAGGCGTTCGTGAAGATCATGATGCCGCTCGCGGCCCCTGCGGTGTTCACGACGGCGATCCTCGCGTTCATTGCGTCCTGGAACGAGTACCTCATGGCCTCGGTCCTCTCGAACGACAAGACGCAGACGGTCACGGTCGCCATCGCCAAGTTCGCGGGCGCCCAGCCGCACCAGGAGCCGTACACGGCCGTCATGGCTGCGGGAACGATCGTGACGATCCCCCTCGTCATCCTCGTCCTCGTGTTCCAGCGCCGCATCGTCTCCGGTCTGACCACGGGCTCCGTCAAGTAG
- a CDS encoding carbohydrate ABC transporter permease, translated as MSSTAASGATRLEPQAQKKSAAPWAALLLAPTVLLLLVVIVYPLISAVQMSFVKDSGLDPATGMFVEGGPAGFSNYTNWILQQCGGAACAPGSLGASFWSSFGNTFFYAAVTVVLETVFGFWMAIIMARTFKGRGILRAAVLVPWAIPTAVTAKLWYFMFDYNGVINTILPGNPILWLGSETSAKWAIIIADAWKTTPFMALLIVAGLQMIPGDVYEAARMDGASTWQRFRHITLPLVKPALMVAILFRTLDALRMYDLPAILTGGSNNTSTLSMLVVDQIRQGFNSASALSTITFLVIFGVAFIFIRFLGANVTEGSGPRKARRRPRPAETTTKESRA; from the coding sequence ATGTCGAGCACCGCCGCCTCCGGCGCCACCCGCCTCGAACCGCAGGCGCAGAAAAAGTCAGCCGCTCCCTGGGCCGCGCTCCTCCTCGCGCCCACCGTTCTCCTCCTCCTCGTCGTCATCGTCTACCCGCTCATCTCCGCGGTGCAGATGTCGTTCGTCAAGGACTCCGGCCTCGACCCCGCGACGGGCATGTTCGTCGAGGGCGGTCCTGCCGGCTTCAGCAACTACACGAACTGGATCCTTCAGCAGTGCGGCGGCGCCGCGTGTGCGCCCGGATCGCTCGGCGCATCCTTCTGGTCCTCGTTCGGAAACACGTTCTTCTACGCGGCCGTGACCGTGGTCCTCGAGACCGTTTTCGGCTTCTGGATGGCCATCATCATGGCCCGCACCTTCAAGGGCCGCGGCATCCTCCGCGCTGCGGTGCTCGTGCCCTGGGCCATCCCCACGGCGGTCACCGCCAAGCTCTGGTACTTCATGTTCGACTACAACGGCGTCATCAACACGATCCTGCCGGGCAACCCCATCCTCTGGCTCGGCTCCGAGACGAGCGCCAAGTGGGCCATCATCATCGCCGACGCCTGGAAGACAACGCCGTTCATGGCGCTGCTCATCGTCGCCGGCCTCCAGATGATCCCGGGCGACGTCTACGAGGCGGCGCGCATGGACGGCGCGAGCACGTGGCAGCGGTTCCGCCACATCACGCTCCCCCTCGTCAAGCCGGCCCTCATGGTCGCGATCCTCTTCCGGACGCTCGACGCGCTGCGCATGTACGACCTCCCCGCCATCCTCACGGGCGGCTCGAACAACACGAGCACCCTGTCGATGCTCGTCGTCGACCAGATCCGCCAGGGCTTCAACTCCGCCTCGGCCCTCTCCACGATCACCTTCCTCGTGATCTTCGGCGTGGCGTTCATCTTCATCCGTTTCCTCGGCGCCAACGTGACGGAAGGCAGTGGCCCCCGCAAGGCCCGCCGTCGCCCCCGACCCGCTGAGACCACCACGAAGGAGAGCCGCGCATGA
- a CDS encoding ABC transporter substrate-binding protein, with amino-acid sequence MSTRRAFSAVAAASILAISVSACGGGSGSSQNAASEGEDARGPITYVQGKDNSNIVRPLIEKWNAEHPNEKVTFKEQSDDANQQHDDLVQNFQAKNPNYDVVTVDVVWTAEFAAKGWLVPLDGKNAVSTEGMLPATVKAATYNGKLYAAPTSSDGGILWYRKDLVKTPPKTWDEMMGMCSIAKSNGIDCYAGQFANYEGLTVNASEAINAAGGQIVGSDGKSSVNSPEAQKGLQTLATAYANGNIPKAAITYKEEQGRMSFEDGKLLFMRNWPYVYNLMKTDATSKVKDKFGMAPLPGKSTLGGHSAAMNVNSKNKATARDFIKYLSSEETQKSNAIKGSLAPVTASLYDDPALTKELPYLSVLKQSLESAEPRPVTPYYPAVTKAIQDNSYAAIKGEKTPAQATKDMETAINAASSK; translated from the coding sequence ATGAGCACACGCCGCGCCTTCTCGGCCGTCGCCGCCGCCAGCATTCTCGCCATCTCCGTCTCCGCCTGCGGCGGAGGCTCCGGCTCGTCTCAGAACGCAGCCAGCGAAGGCGAGGACGCCCGCGGTCCCATCACCTACGTCCAGGGCAAGGACAACTCGAACATCGTCCGTCCGCTCATCGAGAAGTGGAACGCCGAGCACCCCAACGAGAAGGTCACCTTCAAGGAGCAGTCGGACGACGCCAACCAGCAGCACGACGACCTCGTCCAGAACTTCCAGGCCAAGAACCCGAACTACGACGTCGTCACCGTTGACGTCGTCTGGACCGCCGAGTTCGCCGCCAAGGGCTGGCTCGTCCCCCTCGACGGCAAGAACGCGGTCAGCACCGAGGGCATGCTGCCTGCGACCGTCAAGGCCGCAACCTACAACGGCAAGCTCTACGCCGCCCCGACCTCCAGCGACGGCGGCATCCTCTGGTACCGCAAGGACCTCGTGAAGACGCCGCCGAAGACGTGGGACGAGATGATGGGCATGTGCTCGATCGCCAAGTCCAACGGCATCGACTGCTACGCCGGCCAGTTCGCCAACTACGAGGGCCTCACGGTCAACGCCTCCGAGGCGATCAACGCCGCAGGCGGCCAGATTGTGGGCTCCGACGGCAAGTCCTCTGTCAACTCCCCAGAGGCCCAGAAGGGCCTTCAGACCCTCGCCACCGCCTACGCGAACGGCAACATCCCCAAGGCCGCCATCACGTACAAGGAAGAGCAGGGCCGCATGTCCTTCGAGGACGGCAAGCTCCTCTTCATGCGCAACTGGCCGTACGTCTACAACCTCATGAAGACGGACGCGACCTCCAAGGTCAAGGACAAGTTCGGCATGGCGCCCCTCCCGGGCAAGTCCACGCTCGGCGGCCACTCCGCGGCCATGAACGTCAACTCGAAGAACAAGGCCACGGCCCGCGACTTCATCAAGTACCTCTCCTCCGAGGAGACGCAGAAGAGCAACGCGATCAAGGGCTCCCTGGCCCCCGTCACCGCATCGCTCTACGACGACCCGGCGCTGACGAAGGAGCTCCCGTACCTCTCGGTGCTGAAGCAGTCCCTCGAGTCCGCCGAGCCGCGCCCCGTGACGCCGTACTACCCGGCCGTCACCAAGGCCATCCAGGACAACTCCTACGCCGCCATCAAGGGTGAGAAGACCCCCGCCCAGGCCACGAAGGACATGGAAACGGCCATCAACGCGGCGTCTTCGAAGTAG
- a CDS encoding glycoside hydrolase family 13 protein yields MPPLSPAPWWADAVIYQVYPRSFADADGDGMGDLAGVTSKVPYLAELGVDAIWLSPFYVSPQNDGGYDVADFRDVDPRFGTLADFDALLAAAAERGIRIIVDLVPNHTSSEHAWFKEALASETGSAARARYIFRDGKGEDGSTPPNNWSSIFGGPAWTRTENADGTPGQWYLHLFDTSQPDLNWENPEVWAEFRDILRFWLDRGVAGFRVDVAHGMIKAEGLPDWDAKAGMIEGENDDPNHEGAPYFDQDGVHEVYRDWNAVLSEYDGDRMMVAEAWVPDAERLFAYVRPDEMQQAFNFGFLLAGWDAERMSENIEHTLENSARVGRPATWVLSNHDTVRHSARYGLADPTQYPRGISAEDEQPDGELGLARARAAALIELALPGSAYVWEGDELGLPEHTTLPAEVRQDPSFFRTNGAERGRDGCRVPMPWRADAPGYGFSDAEGPAAPWLPQPEAFAERAADRQVGVEGSVFELYRRAIALRRELGLGSAELSFSSLHDPARGVLSFDVAGVTVVANMGDDDVELEPHEPILASEEQFAGAATLPPNAAVWVRLS; encoded by the coding sequence ATGCCCCCCCTTTCCCCGGCCCCCTGGTGGGCCGATGCCGTCATCTACCAGGTCTACCCCCGCTCGTTCGCCGACGCGGACGGGGACGGAATGGGGGACCTCGCCGGGGTGACGAGCAAGGTCCCCTACCTCGCCGAGCTCGGGGTGGACGCGATCTGGCTCTCGCCGTTCTACGTCTCGCCGCAGAATGACGGGGGGTACGACGTCGCCGACTTCCGGGACGTGGACCCGCGCTTCGGCACCCTCGCGGACTTCGACGCGCTCCTCGCCGCCGCTGCGGAGCGGGGGATTCGCATCATCGTGGACCTCGTGCCCAACCACACCTCGAGCGAGCACGCCTGGTTCAAGGAGGCCCTGGCGAGCGAGACGGGCTCTGCGGCCCGCGCGCGCTACATTTTCCGGGACGGCAAGGGGGAGGACGGATCCACGCCCCCCAACAACTGGTCCTCGATCTTCGGCGGCCCCGCCTGGACCCGCACGGAGAACGCGGACGGCACGCCCGGCCAGTGGTACCTGCACCTCTTCGACACGAGCCAGCCGGACCTCAATTGGGAGAACCCGGAGGTCTGGGCCGAGTTCCGCGACATTCTCCGCTTCTGGCTGGACCGCGGCGTCGCTGGGTTCCGGGTTGACGTCGCCCACGGCATGATCAAGGCCGAGGGCCTCCCGGACTGGGACGCCAAGGCGGGCATGATCGAGGGCGAGAACGACGACCCCAACCACGAGGGAGCCCCGTACTTCGACCAGGACGGCGTCCACGAGGTCTACCGCGACTGGAACGCCGTGCTCTCCGAGTACGACGGCGACCGGATGATGGTCGCCGAGGCGTGGGTCCCCGACGCCGAGCGGCTCTTCGCCTATGTCCGCCCGGACGAGATGCAGCAGGCCTTCAACTTCGGGTTCCTCCTCGCCGGCTGGGACGCCGAGCGGATGAGCGAGAACATCGAGCACACCCTCGAGAACTCCGCCCGCGTCGGGCGCCCGGCCACCTGGGTCCTCTCGAATCACGACACGGTGCGGCACTCCGCCCGCTACGGCCTGGCGGACCCCACCCAGTACCCGCGCGGCATCTCCGCGGAGGATGAGCAGCCGGACGGCGAGCTGGGCCTCGCCCGCGCCCGCGCCGCCGCGCTCATCGAGCTGGCGCTGCCCGGCTCCGCGTACGTGTGGGAGGGTGACGAGCTCGGCCTGCCCGAGCACACGACCCTCCCCGCCGAGGTCCGCCAGGACCCTTCGTTCTTCCGCACGAACGGCGCCGAGCGGGGCCGCGACGGGTGCCGCGTTCCCATGCCGTGGCGCGCGGACGCGCCGGGCTACGGCTTCTCCGACGCGGAGGGCCCTGCAGCCCCGTGGCTTCCCCAGCCCGAGGCGTTCGCGGAGCGCGCGGCTGACCGCCAGGTCGGAGTGGAGGGCTCGGTCTTCGAGCTCTATCGTCGAGCCATCGCGCTGCGCCGGGAACTGGGGCTCGGCTCGGCTGAGCTTTCCTTCTCGAGCCTCCACGACCCGGCCCGCGGCGTCCTCTCCTTTGACGTCGCCGGCGTGACGGTGGTCGCCAACATGGGAGACGACGACGTCGAGCTGGAGCCGCACGAGCCCATCCTCGCCTCCGAGGAGCAGTTCGCAGGAGCCGCCACCCTGCCGCCCAACGCAGCTGTCTGGGTCCGCCTCTCCTAG
- the rarD gene encoding EamA family transporter RarD codes for MAENTRAGASGTGRGVLYGLGAYLLWGVLPLYFALLAPAAGVEVVAARVLFSAVFCALLLTVMRSWGDVRWIVADRSSVARLALASVLIAANWLIFVLAVLSHNALEAALGYFINPMIPVLLGVVVLKERLRRMQWAAMGLGALAVVVLTAALGRVPFIALSLALTFGLYGFTKKGLRPGTTALGSLTVETLILTIPALVALGLPMAGIATGVLGEPTLLRFGAAHFWIMAASGIVTAVPLLFFGAAASRLPLSLIGMLQYVTPVMQFLCALLVFREEMSTARWIGFGLIWLALAVLTSDAVQHSVRARGAVRRAAAAS; via the coding sequence TTGGCTGAGAACACGAGAGCGGGGGCGAGCGGCACAGGCCGCGGCGTCCTCTATGGGCTGGGCGCTTACCTTCTCTGGGGCGTTCTGCCCCTGTACTTCGCTCTCCTGGCCCCGGCCGCGGGCGTCGAGGTGGTCGCCGCCCGCGTTCTGTTCTCGGCCGTCTTCTGTGCCCTTCTCCTGACCGTCATGCGCTCCTGGGGCGACGTCCGCTGGATCGTCGCCGACCGGAGCAGCGTGGCGCGCCTGGCGCTCGCGAGCGTCCTCATCGCCGCGAACTGGCTCATTTTCGTCCTCGCGGTGCTCAGCCACAACGCGCTCGAGGCCGCGCTGGGGTACTTCATCAACCCGATGATCCCCGTGCTGCTCGGCGTCGTCGTCCTCAAGGAGCGCCTGCGGAGGATGCAGTGGGCGGCGATGGGGCTGGGAGCACTCGCCGTCGTCGTCCTGACGGCCGCCCTGGGGCGCGTGCCGTTCATCGCGCTGTCTCTCGCGCTGACGTTCGGCCTCTACGGCTTCACGAAGAAGGGCCTGCGGCCGGGAACGACCGCGCTCGGCTCGCTCACGGTCGAGACGCTCATCCTCACCATTCCGGCCCTCGTGGCCCTCGGGCTGCCGATGGCGGGGATTGCGACGGGCGTGCTGGGCGAGCCCACGCTCCTGCGCTTCGGGGCCGCGCACTTCTGGATCATGGCGGCCAGCGGGATCGTCACGGCCGTGCCACTGCTCTTCTTCGGCGCGGCGGCGTCCCGCCTGCCCCTCAGCCTGATCGGCATGCTCCAGTACGTCACGCCCGTCATGCAGTTCCTCTGCGCGCTCCTCGTCTTCCGGGAGGAGATGTCGACGGCGCGATGGATCGGGTTCGGACTCATCTGGCTCGCGCTCGCCGTGCTCACGAGCGACGCCGTCCAGCACTCCGTGCGCGCTCGAGGCGCCGTGCGCCGCGCCGCGGCCGCCTCCTAG